ttgtttttctctGCTCTTTCAGGATACGTTTTTAGcataatttaaagatttaaaatCCGGTCTCCTTACACTGCCTCAGTATACAAAATCTTTTGTCATTATAATAAGCTTTAGTTAATAAGTATTTCTTATGctgcttcagattttttttaaatctgtcgatattaatttttttttccaaagatTTATGCCTTtcttgtttataaataaataaaaggattAATAAGGTTTTTCATTAGGTATATGTGGAAAGTTGTTAAAGAGCTTGACTCCCTTTAAAACcattacgaaatttttttcttagtttttttcgGGTATAAGTTGTTACATTTTATGAATATCGTTATGAAATCAGAAAATTAAAGAcctacaaaaacatttttttatatattttacaatgttttaaaatctttattaaggtattattgaactaaaaattgaaaacattgGGGGATTGTTATTActatgcaattttttaatgtaaaaatctcactatttttttgtgcaaattaataaaaagtgtCTTTTTTAATCTAGTTTTGCGCAAACATTGGAAAGAACTGATTTAAAACAACTCCCTCGAACTACAAATTAGCGTCCATTATGTTATTATTCAAGCTTACATTGTTATTGAGACGAACTTGAGTCAATATTAAAGTATGGCTGTTTAAACAGTGAAATAACCGAAATTATGGCTCAAACTACAATTTTCACGTAACTTATATTTACCAAGCAAATATAATTCGAAATGAAATGTTCCTGTCTCTTTACTTGAAATCACAGTATTGAAACAACTTCATAAAATGAATTTCAAAACAGTTTTCGTAGTTTTCCTCTTCATGAAACTTCACGGTTGTAATATTGTGTTACCAATGATTAATGATTTAATCgaacattttaacaaaacgcAAATTATTTTGGCCTATCTGTGTGACAAAAACGGTACTAACTTATTATTAATTCGTAACAATAACAACACAAATTTTAGACGCCTTTCAGGTAGTGAGCcacttttcgaaaaaattgtacCAAGTCAATGTTTTATCCCCAAATTCTCGTGACATGCCCTATCCAACACCACCAGCTTTTCTCACTTATGTTTTGGATGCTGGTTGTTCGAAtacaaaacaattactactttTGGTACCAGTAATAactcatttaattaattttcggtAACAATATTTTGAAGGCCAGTGAACAAAAACAATTCGCTACGCCTTTCAAATGGATCGTTTATTACAACAATCCAGTCGAATTATCGTTTTTTATCGACGAATATTTCACCAAAACGAACATTTTGGTCGATAGTGATGTCACCCTCGCTACAATAAACCCCACAAGCGGCACATTTGACTTgaacaaaatctacaaaaggAAAATTAACGGTTccataataattgaaaatatcgGAATTTGGGGACGCGGCCTCGGTGTGACTGACACCGGCTACGAAAAAATCACGTACAAACGCCGGCGAAATTTGACGAAAACGGTCCTGAAGTCATGCATTGTGATCACAAATAACGACTCTTTGAACCACTTGACTGACAAAAGGGACATTCACATCGACAGCATCGCTAAAGTTAATTACGTCCTAGTCCAACATCTGTCCGATACGATAAACGCGTCTTTGGAATATTCGGTGAGGGGCACTTGGGGCTATAAAGACAACAAGTCCCAATGGAGCGGAATGATTGGCGAGTTGACAAGAAACGAGGCAGATATCGGGGGCACAGCCCTATTTCTTACAAGCGATCGGATCAGAGTCATAGATTACATCGCAATGACCACCCCGACACggtctaaatttattttccgaCAACCGAAGTTGTCATACGTTGCCAATGTTTTTACTCTACCGTTTGACGCCTCCGTGTGGGCTTCTGTGTGCGGCCTGCTTGTCATTATTGCCGGTCTGTTGTATGTTGTAGTGAGATGGGAGTGGAAAAAGAAGGATTATGTCCAAGTTGtggtattttttgcattttgggTTGATTTCCCCTCCAGTGTGTTTTGTAGAACGAATCGAACATCACGGAAATTCACAATTCTTGGCTCGACGTTGTTTTTATCACATTTGGGGCTTTGTGTCAACAAGGCTCTTCGTCGGTACCTTTCAGTATTCCCGGTCGGATCACTTTAATTTTCCTCCTGGTGTCTCTCATGTTCTTGTACACATCTTACTCTGCAAACATTGTAGCGCTGCTGCAATCGTCTTCAAGCAGTATTCAAACACTTCAAGACATCCTCAATTCGAGATTAGACGTGGGTGTTGATAACACGGTCTTCAATCATTTCTATTTCCCcgtaataagaaataaaataatgttttaaaaaactaaactaacTTTTAGAACGCAACTGAGCCAATCCGCCGAGCCATCTACCAACAAAAGGTCGCTCCACCTGGCCAGAAGCCCAAATTTTACCCCATCGAGGAAGGCATTCGCAAAATGAGGCAAGGTCTGTTCGCGTTTCACGTCGAGACAGGCCCGGGGTACAAATTCGTTAGCGAGATTTTCCGAGAGGATGAAAAATGTGGCTTGCAAGAAATCCAGTATTTGCAAGTGCCTGACCCTTGGTTGGCGATTCAGAAAAACTCCtcgtataaaaaaatgttgaaagtGGGGTGAGTTGTGAGTTTAGCGCTCGTTTCATTTCTCGCAGACTTCGTTTGCTTCAAGAAAATGGCATTCAGGAGCGGGAAGTTGGGCTAATTTATACGAAAAAACCGCAGTGTTTGGCAAGAGGGAGCAGTTTTATCAGTGTGGGGTTGGTTGATTGTTACCCGGCTGCTGTTGTCTTAGCGGGCGGGATTGGGGCGGCTTTGGCGGTGCTCATCCTCGAGATATATGTTCATCAAAGGTTTGTTGGTTTCTTGTTACAGtaacttaattatttgttCTCTTGAAATTAAGGATTCAGTATTATACCAGAAGAAGACGGCGATAAAAAATGGCGGAGGTGCCGGGATACGagcaaatttataaaatatcgcataaaattgttatttctaGAGTTCTTCTATCACTTTTTTGCACAGATTCGCTTCgatgtgaaataaataaagttattacGAAACAAAtcccttttttattttatcaaaaacaggttttaaaaaatacagatttttAGCActgtttttggtaatttttataagGTTTTATTGCCAGTTCTGACTAGTCTTATATCCTCATATTATTAACGATACTCACGCATGATAactattatacagagtgtctcaaaattagcaAACTCCGAGGGGTAAACATCTGATCTAAATTTTCACCATACATCCTCGTAGTTCCTGCAAATCCTTGAACTTGTACAGCTGTTTACCCCtcgaaacaaaatttttttgaattcattTAAATGATTGGTAAAGTTCCCTTGGCCAGTTTTTTGCAACTGAGACCGAAAAAGATTCCAATTAGGAACTTAAATGTCATTCGACAACTTTTTGGGTTTAAGTCCGAAAAAGGCCCAATTTTAGGACTCAAATAAATACCTGAATTGGCCCATTATTGATTTAAGtactttttacaaatatttcaaCAGGAGACAGTCTCAATAACTTTTGATattcagtaaaaatattttgaagcaAAAACCGATCGATTAGGATCTCggagaaaaatttgtttttgaaatttaaagtttttctaGCCTTTGAGTTTaagccaatttaatttaaactaacAATATATTAATTCGGATTATGAGGACACTGAAGAGACAGCTCAtaactaacaaaaaataattgctaaccacccttttaaaaaattgaaaattccatttataattttgaagtaAGGGTAGCTAACGACAAGGGGATGAAACTTAAGGAGtcgataatgtacagggtgttgcATTTTGGAATTtagtttttcttcaaatgcagggtaaaaatttcaatgttttttgttatttatggtgTAAATGAGTGTGgagaataataatgtaaaataatttctcgaaaaataGATTTGTTTTGGAgcaaaaaatcttcaaagtaaagctaatttttgagaatttgctttatattattattctcTACAATCATCTACAccataaataacaacaaacaCTGAAACTTCTAGTCTGCATATAAAGAAAACGCTAATCATCTTTGTTGGTAAGtcccgaattatttttttttctatatttgggCTACTGAAGTCATTCTCTACAACAGTCTGAACTCAGAGGTCGCCAATTTTGAAAGAGCCTGTATGCATTATATCACATACACACTtgtttttgatcaattttcCATAGAGAAAGCCCTAAAACAgtcaatagttttttgcatttttaaatatcacaGCACCTGAAGCTGAATTTGACGCACCGATTTAATCACAGATATATTGTCATTAACATATTAATAAGCTGccttataataaataaaacctgGGCTATATTTCATATCCCAAACAAACACATTATGCGTCTTGTTAAGCTAAAAATCCATCACTTTTAATTAcgactgaataaaatattaatcactAATCCAATCACGCTTGACTGTGAAAAAGCGCCCATAATTTAACACACATCCAGTCCCGCCTTTCCAAACTCCTCTTTTTGACCCTTGCGGAGCTACTAAATTTTTCACCTGTAAAGTACCACATGATATGGAATTTCCCAATTGAAATTACCGACCTCCAGGCctgtattattgttattacccTAATCATCACtgtgtcaaaatttaaatatttgatcaAGTATCGAACCACACACGCCACTATAAAACATACTAAAATCGAGACACGCTCACACGGTCAGAAATGtccaaaagtgaaaaaatccaCACTCTCGCAACGTATTTCGATTCAAACATTGCGTTCCTAAAGTTGACGGCTTTCTGGATTTATGACGACGAAACCACAAGACGCAAGAAATACTTGCAACATGcctataacattttttggatCTTTTACTTGTTTGTTGCTTACCAACCGGCAGAACTGCTTTATGTCTATTACAGTTTCAATGACTTGAGCGTTTTTCTGCGAGCTTTGCGCGATATCGGCAACCACGTCTCGCTGGCGTACAAAGCTTTCAATTACTTCATCATGCGGAGAGATATTTTGAAGTTGATGGAAACGCTCCAGCACGGCAATTACCATTACGAGGATTGCGGGGATTTTCAGCCAAAACTGATTGTGGACGAGGAGAAGAAGGAGGCTTTGAAGTGGACGAAATACTTTCTAAACTTTTGCAACGCGATTTGTTTGAGCATGTTTGCGAACGGCGTATTCACGTTCATTTTCCTGAGTGACAAACAATACGTTGAAAGGAACGGTCAGAGGGTTTACCACCAGGAACAGCCAGTTAACACAGTCTCGCCGTTCGGTTCCGGGACTAAATTACGGTTTTTCGTCACTTTTATCTACACAATGATCGCGTTAACGTTTTACGCGTGGACGATTGTTGCCCTCGACTCGCTTTTTATCACGATAATGAGCTGCATCAGTAGCCACCTCAAAATACTACAAGGGGCGTTCAAAACTGTTCGAGCCCGTTGTATTATGCGGACGCGAGCCGAAAGACTCTTGAAAGAGGAGACTTTACATGACCCcccttttttggaaaattgcgTCAACAAGGAAATGATTCGTTGCATAAAACACCTACAAACCGTCCTCAGGTTTTATCAAACTTTGTGCAAGTTTGTCCAAACTTTTGATTAGTGTTTCAGGGAAGCTTGAGTCAATTTACAGCACGCAAACGTTCGTCCAGACGTTCATTTCTTTGGGCGAAATGTGCTTCTCGCTGTACCTCCTAAGCGAAGTAATTTTTGCCccagtttttgtgtttttaactGTGGTTTTAGACAGCGGATCAAAACATAGGAAATGAAATAACTTATCTTATTGCTACCGGCTTTGAACTCCTGATGTACTGCTGGTTCGGAAATAGAATCACAGAGGCGGTAATATCAAATTTACCCAGTGACGATtttatttgcttcattttaGAGTCTCAAAATATCTTACGCGCTGTATGAGAGTGACTGGTTTCCGACAAGTCTCTCGTTCAAGAAACAAATTATCTTCACGATGACAAGGATGCAAAAGCCCATCAATGTCACCATTGGCAAAATTACACCCTTGGCTTTTAGCACTTTTCTTACTGTAATGTGcccattttttaaacagtgtTTAATTGTTTCTATTACAGATCGCACGAGGGGCATACTCGTTTTTCACGTTTCTGAAGCAAAGACACGGCATAAATCactgaataaataaagaaaaaaaataaaaattattaaacacgctttattattacttataagCGATAAACACAGTACGATAATGTTATCATGTCAAAAAAGTACATAAAATATAAGCATGAATGAACCCATTGACAATTTTATTCATTCAAGAAAAAACCGCTGTTATCTTTTCAGGAAATGAGCCGCGCGGTGTTTAGTGTGTTGCCTACACGCACCTCGCTTGATTGAACTTAATTTCGTTGAAAAAACGGCCCTCACAAATTGCAGAATCAGCATGAAAATTCATTTAGGATGGTTACTTGGGCATTCTTTATTGGatagtttttgataattccaGGACGTTACATTCTTGATTGGCGTCATGAcaatacaagaaaaaattacaactcaGCATATTATCCCTCGGCTAGAGATGGGCAAAAAATCCAATTGTTCACTTGACTAAACCAAATTCTCGTCCGAGGTTTCCATGGGAAGAGGGAAAAAATGAGAGTCAATGATGATTATTTATTCGTTGAAATACAacctatttttataaaagctGAAGGTAAAAAATAGCGAAGAGAAATCTGCATTTGTACTATTACAAGATAAGTGTGACTTGGCAAGCTGTAGGGCAATCAAAGGATGCTTCTatctaaatatttacaaagttCGTATTTGATTTGGTAGCTCTTATTATAAATCATATGAACTGGTCTTTTATCGTGACCCGGGGTGTCGTTAACGGATTGTTTTCATGGCACACATCACACGCCTAATTAGTTAATGAATGTTATTCTTGTCTTTTAATGTTATCGGATGCTTAATGTGTGCCAATTTTAGTATCTCTACGAATACGCGTTAGCTGCCAAAGTTTGTTATTAATACtggaaattaataaataatcatttaatCGGCTACTTAGCAATTAataagtacaaaaaataagttaaataattaaaacagatCACTCGAATGACATTCTTCTTTCGTCgaataaaaatatgtacaaaaaTTTCTATATACAGTGAGGCAAGTTATCAAAAACTAATTACCTATTTTTTGCGAAGGCACTTCGTATCAGTCTTATTTAAGGCATTAAAAAGTCACGAAATTTCACTACACATAGTTTTCGCCGGCCGTGTTAGACTCAACGTTGTGCTTATTTCTAATACGTTTTtccctatttttattttttttatctctgGAGTTCGTCGGTGAGTCCTCTCCACTGACCGACGGTTGGCCAGTCGAGCAGTTGTTGTTTTGCGACGACAAACAGGACATTTCAATCATATTCTGATTCTGGAAAAAATCCGAGCTAGAAATTTCTGGAAATAAGATGAAATTAACCTAGTTTTAGTTgtgagtaaaaaataaacaaaagtacAAACAAATAAGCACAAAACAGCAATTAGTAGTTAGTCTAAGCAGAAATACCGATCTAGCAAACGCTTATCTTAAGCAATACTTTCGCTTAAGCCTCTTTACTGCACCTACAAGATTCGGGAAAACAGGCGATTCGTAATCACTTCGGGGCGACCTAGCAGAAAAGTGCGCCGATTACACTCTCCGATCAATTCGTGAAATGGAAGAAAAACGTGTAATATGTACCTCACCTTGTTGTCGGCGTCCGCTAGTGGGTTTGCGGTGATTGTGATCCGGTTGGGGGCCACACAGCCGTTGGTCCGGGGACCGCTTTTCGGACTCACCACGTACTCAGTAGCGTCGGCTTGGATGTGGTGGTGGTCATCACAGGCTTTATCATGATCGCCTGGACGTACAGGAGTTACAAAAAATCGCACAAGGGGCAACACTCACCTCTTGTGCCAGTTTTTTTCTGCTTGGATTGCTTCCGGCAGAATAATAACAATCCGATTGCGGCGAACAACACGCCGCAAGCGCCCAACACTCCCGCTGCTATAAATACGTACAATTTGCTAATTCCCGCAGTTTCGGTGTTTGCCGACGACGGGGGAGGTTCTCGAGGCGAGAGCGTCGTCGAGGCTAAACCTAAAACCGATTTCTTTCATATTTTGCATGTCAAATTCTCCTGGTATCCGAAGGAAcagaaattttgcatacacacagtgcaaaaaatattttttataaacaatttacgGTTGTTATAAAGCAATATCAAGGCTAGTAATGGAAATACGGAGATGAAACCACTGCCATTCACTAGAGCAGAAATAATTCTATAGGGTGGTGGATTTATAACTTCTGAAGGTTTAAATATCGCAACTGATCCCTAATAAGGTGAAATTTTGCGTGCATTTACTTTGTTAGtcgataaacaataaataattgttataaaCAAGCATCAATATCTTGGCCCTTAAGTGAAATACGAAGATGAAACTAACGGCATTCGgcagaacaaaaaaaatctataagcTGTTATGGTTTTCAGTGACAATGGAACGAAGATATTGACTTCTAAAGATTGAAAAATTGCAGTTCTTCAATaagctgaaattttgcaaattacagTTGCTATAAGCACTCATAAAGCTTTCGGCATCTAAATGAAATACGAAATTGAAACCTACGCCATTTGAAagagcagaaaaaaattctactaGGTCTTAACTTGTAAGCAAATATCATATATTGGAAGCTCGATTATTGGCCTCTTCATAAGCAAAACCAAGATAATTAAAAAGTACGCCTAATTGGTATCACTgataaatgaaattatttagcTCTGAATTGAATACTGTAAAAGATTATACGTGAATAAAATTGGAAACAATTAATTCTAagatagtaataataataaagaacctttattaaaaaaataataaataaacaataatgaGCAGATGGGAAGGCGAAGTCTAACTTGACGCTATTCAATTTAACTTCAAAAAGaattaatagaaaatatttaaataaaattaaataaaaataattaaaataaaataaaatagaaaaaaagaaatttagaCATTATTTAgtaactaaaaactaaaaagaaacATCATAAAGAGAAAACCCATTACGTCTCCCAAGAATTAAAAGAATTCTTTGAGAtgaaaggtaaaaaaaataaacagaaaaaaatctttagcaCTTATATAAGAGTATGCGATCTAACGAATgtagaaaatgaaaaactcGTGTACCTATCGCAAAAGTACTGCAAAAAATCTTACGTAAATCGTATTAATGTACGACACAATTTACCGAAGCATTATTTCAGCGTTTTTTGGGATAGGGGCACATTTTCTACATTCCTTAGAGCGCTCAACTCTCTATTTTCGAACTGTATTATCAGTAATAGTCAGTAATTCAGTTGAgcaaagttaattaataaaaaacaaattcttaattttatttttgaatgtgAACACTGAATTcccagaattaaaaatttaaaatgaattaaaggTAGGTAAAAAGGTTAAGAATAAgcgataaataaatacagaCGAATGCCATAAAGAAAGTTCATCAAATTTTAACCACCAAAGGTCTTCTGATACATGATCGTGCTTCttcaaaccaaaaataaaacgacagaaattattttgaattttttgcagaCGATATTCGTATTCGGTTAGATTGTCAAAACAAGGACAGTAGTACATAATGAGtccatatttttaataaatatttatattgatATAAAGTatatatttatgaaaaatgtcGATTATTCCTATTGAAGGAAAGTTAAAtacgcaaaaattaaaacaaatataaaaacaagtAATAgttaagattttattttgataaagtcttaatttaaatgcaactttaatttttgatttatttatgtgGTTTTTCGACAGATGAAggtttcattgtttttttttttgtagaaacagattcccaaatttttgttgttggttttatAGAGAGTGGTTAATTTGGTCACAGGTCACAATGATTTTCGACGtattctagttttttttgtacatatttgtaacagaaaaatatatcttccaaattataaaaagaaaaatataggttccaatttaaaataaaaaacttattaaacTTTATTCATAGCTCAAAAGGTGTTAAGacattaagattttttttaaacgcatCAGCTTACAGTACTTACACTAAAAACcatttaattaacttctttagcTTTTGAAATTGggccataaaaataaattaaccgaGCGTCTgccgttttttaaaaatcaccctgtataaaccGGTTAGTCTCCAATCAAATTTAGTTAccaattactttaaaaaactcaaattaatgataaatttaaaatttttattatgactAAATGTGAgccacataattaaaaaaactttgtttgaTGTTAACGACATATTTTTACGTgacttttgcataaaacacaATAACTTAAGTGTTGTTTGCTCAAGAATGTCGTttgaagtaataaaaaaacattcagCGTCTTTATAAtgcattaatttttgttgtaaggAATGGaagaaaagttttaaaataattcacgCGACTCATTCGGCAATATTTTTCACCCGAATTGAAACATAAATACGTCAAAAGCAGGAACTTACCAAGAGTCTTGGCTTTCATTATGGAGCTAAAATCGCTCGCCGATTTCGAGTTGAAACTCTGCAACTTAATATCGTAAACGGTATCAGGTTGTAGATGTGACAGAACGAAGGAATTCGTTTGGGGGCCATCGACAGTCGCCTTCGTGTAATCACCTGCACTACTAGCGGAGTTATAATTGACAAAAAAGCCATCAATTGTGATATTAATCGACGGCTCACACTGCAAATCCCACAATgaacacacaaaacaaaaccCTACATCATTTTTACCTTCCAGTAGATTTTAACCGCTGTCGTATTGATACTTTCAGTCTTGGTGATCAGAGGAACCGGCAGTGGATTCCGCTTGTCAAAGTCTAATTTCCTCAAATGAAACTTGTCGGAATTCGGACTATTCTTGTTGTCACTGTTGCTATAAACGGCGGCGATTCGGAATCGGTACACGTGGTCCGGCTTCAAGTTATTCACTTGGTAACTTCGGATGTGCGGCTCAATGATGGGGTTATCGGTGTTCCATTTCGAGCCCTTGCCCTTGTTGTGGTGGTCGTGCTGGTTCGCAGGCCCGAAGTCCTTATACTGGACTTTGAAAAACTGGATCGGGAGTCCCTTATTTTGCACCGTCCAGCGCAAAACCACCGCCTCGTCACTGATCCCAGTGATGTTGGGTTTGGACGGTGGATACATTTTTGCATGTTTGTTGAATTTGCGCGAATTGGGGCGATGTAAGCGAGTTGGTGGAAGCGGGTTTTCGCTCACGTTGTCTTGTGTTGTTGACAAGGGGATGACTTTGATGGAAATACTGCTGTAGACGGTTCCGGCAATGTTCCGGGCAAAGACTTGCAAATTCCCCGCGTGTCTTTTTTCAGTCGGTTTGAAAAATATCTTGTTTCCTTCTGTGATGATTTTATTGTCTTTTGTGACGAAGCCGTTCAGGAACCACGTTATTTCCGGGTCGGGGTTCCCGGTAACTGTGCATTCAAGCTCCAGGTCTTCGCCCTGATTGACGTCGATCGAGTCTTGCGGGCAATTAATGGTCGGAGCCTCGTTGTAGTTCAGAGTGATCGAATGTACGACTTTCCCAAGGGAATTGTCATGGGTGCACTCGTAAATTCCGTTATCACTGGCCGAGATGTTTTTGATGATTAGACCTCCTGGCGTCAATTCGCTGCGACCTTCCGGGATAATCCCGGTTATTTTGCGCCAAACGACTTTCGGGAGCGGGTTCCCAACAGCCGAGCATTCCAACAGGACCTTGTCTCCTTTAGTCACATTGTAGACACTCCTGGGACGGACTATAAACTTGGGTGGTTCCCTCGGTGCCCGTTTATCAACTTTCAAATTGAACAAAACCGGGGAGAACTTCTCCGTGCAAACATTACCGGCCTTACAGGTGTAACTACCCGAATTACCACTAGTAACGTTTGGAATTATCAGCGATTTAGTAACGACTTGGACGAACGGCGGTACGTAAACCCCGTTTTTGTGGTAGTCTATGTAAGGTTCGGGGTTAGCTTCCGGTGGCTCGCACCTCCAGTTAACCGTATTTCCGGGAATTACAGTAACGTCGATTTTTTCCTGCGGTGGAAATTCGCTGATATTGGCTATAGTCAGCCGCCAGGGGATTGAGGCGACGACCGAAGCGCCATAATAAGCCAAGCATTGGTAATCCCCCGCGATATCGTCGGATTTGGCTTGAAGATTAAGCGTCGATGTCTTTTTCTGGGTGATTTCGTATTTGCGCTCATCGATAATTTCGAAATGCGAGTGAGTTAAGCTAATGTGAGCTTTGGGATTCGAGGCCTGTCTCCGACTCAAAGGATAAAACTTCCATTGAAAATTATCCGGAACTATATTCATCGTGCATACAATGCTGGTATCGAAGTTAAGCGGGACTGTTATTAAATCAGCTTTGGTCACCATGCGCACGTgatctttaatttgaaaaataattgttttacgAAATGTACAAGGAGGCCCAAGTCTTCTGGCCCGcacgaaaataaatatttctagttgagtaaaaaagaaattaacaataaagaaTTTGATGCTTTccttttgttcaaaatttttaaggtaTGTATGTGAGTAGGGCTGGAAGTTTCCATTTTGAGTAATCCGATCGAACTAATCGATAACTGATTAGGTACCCGTTTATTCAATTGAGCACAGATTTCATTGAAATTAGCTGTGAATTAAATGCAAGAAAACAGTTAAATTCGAAAAAGGATGATTTAATAAAAGAGGTACGTGATGAACCGATGAAATgtaa
The sequence above is a segment of the Tribolium castaneum strain GA2 chromosome 9, icTriCast1.1, whole genome shotgun sequence genome. Coding sequences within it:
- the LOC664554 gene encoding interference hedgehog isoform X8; this translates as MDGFRVICILVAVLATTGRATAADHVRMVTKADLITVPLNFDTSIVCTMNIVPDNFQWKFYPLSRRQASNPKAHISLTHSHFEIIDERKYEITQKKTSTLNLQAKSDDIAGDYQCLAYYGASVVASIPWRLTIANISEFPPQEKIDVTVIPGNTVNWRCEPPEANPEPYIDYHKNGVYVPPFVQVVTKSLIIPNVTSGNSGSYTCKAGNVCTEKFSPVLFNLKVDKRAPREPPKFIVRPRSVYNVTKGDKVLLECSAVGNPLPKVVWRKITGIIPEGRSELTPGGLIIKNISASDNGIYECTHDNSLGKVVHSITLNYNEAPTINCPQDSIDVNQGEDLELECTVTGNPDPEITWFLNGFVTKDNKIITEGNKIFFKPTEKRHAGNLQVFARNIAGTVYSSISIKVIPLSTTQDNVSENPLPPTRLHRPNSRKFNKHAKMYPPSKPNITGISDEAVVLRWTVQNKGLPIQFFKVQYKDFGPANQHDHHNKGKGSKWNTDNPIIEPHIRSYQVNNLKPDHVYRFRIAAVYSNSDNKNSPNSDKFHLRKLDFDKRNPLPVPLITKTESINTTAVKIYWKCEPSINITIDGFFVNYNSASSAGDYTKATVDGPQTNSFVLSHLQPDTVYDIKLQSFNSKSASDFSSIMKAKTLGLASTTLSPREPPPSSANTETAGISKLYVFIAAGVLGACGVLFAAIGLLLFCRKQSKQKKTGTRGDHDKACDDHHHIQADATEYVVSPKSGPRTNGCVAPNRITITANPLADADNKVRNF
- the LOC664554 gene encoding interference hedgehog isoform X7; translated protein: MDGFRVICILVAVLATTGRATAADHVRMVTKADLITVPLNFDTSIVCTMNIVPDNFQWKFYPLSRRQASNPKAHISLTHSHFEIIDERKYEITQKKTSTLNLQAKSDDIAGDYQCLAYYGASVVASIPWRLTIANISEFPPQEKIDVTVIPGNTVNWRCEPPEANPEPYIDYHKNGVYVPPFVQVVTKSLIIPNVTSGNSGSYTCKAGNVCTEKFSPVLFNLKVDKRAPREPPKFIVRPRSVYNVTKGDKVLLECSAVGNPLPKVVWRKITGIIPEGRSELTPGGLIIKNISASDNGIYECTHDNSLGKVVHSITLNYNEAPTINCPQDSIDVNQGEDLELECTVTGNPDPEITWFLNGFVTKDNKIITEGNKIFFKPTEKRHAGNLQVFARNIAGTVYSSISIKVIPLSTTQDNVSENPLPPTRLHRPNSRKFNKHAKMYPPSKPNITGISDEAVVLRWTVQNKGLPIQFFKVQYKDFGPANQHDHHNKGKGSKWNTDNPIIEPHIRSYQVNNLKPDHVYRFRIAAVYSNSDNKNSPNSDKFHLRKLDFDKRNPLPVPLITKTESINTTAVKIYWKCEPSINITIDGFFVNYNSASSAGDYTKATVDGPQTNSFVLSHLQPDTVYDIKLQSFNSKSASDFSSIMKAKTLGLASTTLSPREPPPSSANTETAGISKLYVFIAAGVLGACGVLFAAIGLLLFCRKQSKQKKTGTRGDHDKACDDHHHIQADATEYVVSPKSGPRTNGCVAPNRITITANPLADADNKVAPK